From a single Nostoc edaphicum CCNP1411 genomic region:
- a CDS encoding YcjF family protein: MVVKLQRPILVGGLGLSFSLWMLDSWHDSIVQVGEFGLLSALAVGGGLWLFQQNRPKDSLEQLNGMVVDRPTVESAIAKTETVINQLAQESENHPALQTLREQVAQLLLELDRQKIKVAVTGGKSVGKSTLIHVLEQNLETQNFVSLEETAPLFREVGENSDAAILAEVAKSDFVLFLTNGDLTDSEFQTLQQLKAANQSTILVFNKQDQYLTDESASILLSLKQRMQGNVVATAASPIAIKVRKHEADGSVQEWMEQPAADIQQLTQQLGEALVQQGQRLVWVTTMRKAGLLKAEAKNWLNGTRRDRATPIIEQYQWIAAAAAFANPVPALDILATAAINAQMVMDLGNIYQQKFSLEQAQTVAGAMGSLMLKLGLVELSTKAISTVLKSNAVTFVAGGVVQGVSAAYLTRVAGLSLVEYFQHQEIAIDSGTGLNLENLRQTLQKVFQQNQQIGFLQGFVKQGMKRLLPEVQPVEVLGVQKAVG; encoded by the coding sequence ATGGTTGTGAAGTTGCAGCGACCAATTTTAGTGGGAGGATTGGGACTGTCCTTTTCTTTGTGGATGTTGGACAGTTGGCACGATTCTATAGTGCAGGTGGGTGAGTTTGGTTTATTGAGTGCCTTAGCTGTAGGCGGAGGTTTGTGGTTATTCCAACAAAATCGCCCGAAAGACAGTTTAGAGCAGCTAAATGGTATGGTTGTGGATCGGCCGACTGTGGAAAGTGCGATCGCTAAGACTGAGACTGTAATTAACCAACTGGCACAAGAATCAGAAAACCATCCGGCCTTACAAACACTCAGAGAACAAGTTGCCCAATTGTTGTTGGAATTAGACAGGCAAAAAATTAAAGTGGCTGTGACTGGCGGGAAATCCGTGGGTAAAAGCACTTTAATTCATGTGCTAGAGCAAAATCTAGAAACACAAAATTTTGTGTCTTTAGAAGAAACAGCACCTTTATTTAGAGAAGTCGGTGAAAATTCAGATGCGGCTATTTTGGCAGAAGTAGCAAAATCTGATTTTGTGCTATTTCTGACAAACGGTGATTTGACAGACTCAGAATTTCAAACCTTACAGCAGCTAAAAGCAGCAAATCAATCCACAATCCTGGTTTTCAACAAACAAGATCAGTATTTAACTGATGAAAGCGCCAGCATCTTGCTGTCATTAAAACAGCGGATGCAGGGAAATGTAGTTGCAACCGCGGCCTCTCCCATTGCCATCAAAGTCCGAAAGCATGAGGCTGATGGTTCTGTGCAAGAGTGGATGGAACAACCAGCAGCAGATATCCAGCAGTTGACGCAGCAGTTGGGTGAAGCTTTGGTACAGCAAGGACAACGCCTGGTTTGGGTAACTACCATGAGAAAAGCTGGGTTGTTGAAAGCTGAGGCGAAAAACTGGCTGAATGGAACCAGACGCGATCGCGCCACTCCAATTATTGAACAATATCAATGGATAGCTGCTGCTGCTGCCTTTGCTAACCCAGTCCCAGCCCTTGATATTCTGGCGACTGCGGCAATTAATGCTCAAATGGTAATGGATTTGGGTAATATCTATCAGCAGAAATTTTCCCTTGAACAAGCACAAACCGTAGCTGGAGCAATGGGAAGTTTAATGCTGAAACTGGGTTTAGTTGAACTTTCTACAAAGGCTATTAGTACTGTTCTTAAAAGTAATGCCGTTACCTTTGTTGCTGGTGGCGTAGTCCAGGGCGTAAGTGCAGCTTATCTGACCAGAGTAGCAGGGTTAAGCCTAGTTGAGTATTTCCAACACCAGGAAATAGCAATAGATTCTGGAACTGGTTTGAATTTGGAGAATTTACGGCAAACATTGCAAAAGGTATTTCAGCAAAATCAGCAGATTGGTTTTTTGCAGGGGTTTGTTAAGCAAGGCATGAAGCGTTTATTGCCAGAGGTGCAACCGGTTGAAGTACTTGGTGTTCAGAAGGCAGTAGGATAA
- a CDS encoding restriction endonuclease, translating into MLEKQTDWRKYENYTRKILSDDRVQKYLQEYFNLHNLKIKPKRKLIGKKTGTKWEVDAYGYNIDNHLVLIECKHYEKRCVVQNVIAAFAYIIKDVEAQRGILVTTLGLQSGAIKVAKNENIGLLKVDYNSTEKNFVVHFSSNETKPSQAIVAFTEQLSGFSGMDGQMVVSQYPLDELEKGLRQRTGRTQFYPDEINAEMTKIFEEI; encoded by the coding sequence ATGTTAGAAAAGCAAACAGATTGGAGGAAATATGAAAATTATACTAGAAAAATTCTCTCTGATGACAGGGTTCAAAAGTATCTCCAAGAATACTTTAACTTACATAATTTAAAGATAAAGCCTAAGAGAAAGCTTATAGGTAAAAAGACTGGAACTAAATGGGAAGTAGATGCTTATGGCTATAATATTGATAATCATCTGGTGCTAATTGAATGTAAACACTATGAAAAAAGATGTGTAGTGCAAAATGTAATAGCTGCATTTGCCTACATTATTAAAGATGTAGAAGCACAACGTGGAATTCTTGTTACAACACTTGGACTTCAGTCTGGAGCAATTAAAGTAGCAAAAAATGAAAATATAGGCTTATTAAAAGTAGACTATAATTCAACAGAGAAGAACTTTGTTGTTCATTTCAGTTCAAATGAAACAAAACCAAGTCAGGCTATTGTTGCATTTACTGAGCAACTTAGTGGATTTAGTGGAATGGATGGACAAATGGTAGTATCACAGTATCCATTAGATGAGCTAGAAAAAGGGCTTCGACAAAGAACAGGTAGAACACAATTTTATCCAGATGAAATAAATGCAGAAATGACAAAAATATTTGAAGAAATCTAA
- a CDS encoding DNA cytosine methyltransferase has protein sequence MSNSYPCIFSFFAGSGFLDLGFEASGFNIVYVNEIFSPFIAAYRHSREVLKMRSPEYGYHHGEAADVTKLIAGKEAQRLQELVKDCRKSHKTIGFIGGPPCPDFSIGGKNRGRLGDNGKLSASYVELICHNLPDFFLFENVKGLWKTTKHRLFFESLKQQLQEAGYILTERLINAIEYGVPQDRERIILIGFKNNFFKDIGIKSSSEKLLDGYFPWNNYIIYPQEKVFAYPWCKCEPFKENSLIPCPDGIPEELTVEYWFRKNNVLKHPNAEHYFQPRAGITKFAAVDEGDNSRKSFKRLHRWRYSPTACYGNNEVHLHPYKVRRISVAEALAIQSLPANFVLPENMSLTNMFKTIGNGVPYLASKALAKTIINFLEIGVKSTVDITNLITT, from the coding sequence ATGTCTAACAGTTACCCTTGTATTTTCTCTTTTTTTGCTGGTTCAGGTTTCCTAGATTTAGGTTTTGAAGCCAGCGGTTTTAATATTGTTTATGTCAATGAAATTTTCTCCCCATTCATCGCTGCCTATCGCCATTCACGGGAAGTTCTGAAAATGCGATCGCCTGAATATGGATATCATCACGGTGAAGCAGCAGATGTAACAAAACTTATCGCTGGAAAAGAAGCACAACGCCTTCAAGAATTAGTCAAAGATTGCCGCAAATCTCATAAGACAATTGGTTTCATCGGTGGGCCTCCCTGTCCTGATTTTTCTATTGGTGGGAAAAATAGAGGACGTTTAGGAGATAATGGCAAGCTTTCCGCTTCTTACGTTGAATTAATTTGCCACAATCTTCCAGATTTCTTTTTGTTTGAGAACGTTAAGGGTTTATGGAAAACCACAAAACACCGTTTATTTTTTGAATCGCTCAAGCAACAATTACAGGAAGCAGGATATATATTAACAGAGCGGTTAATTAATGCTATCGAATATGGTGTACCGCAGGATAGAGAAAGAATTATACTAATTGGCTTCAAGAATAATTTTTTTAAGGATATAGGAATAAAATCCAGTAGTGAAAAGTTACTTGATGGATATTTTCCTTGGAATAATTACATCATATATCCTCAAGAAAAAGTTTTTGCTTACCCCTGGTGTAAGTGTGAGCCATTCAAGGAAAATTCTTTAATACCTTGTCCTGATGGTATACCTGAAGAACTGACAGTTGAATACTGGTTTAGAAAAAATAACGTTCTGAAGCATCCTAATGCTGAACACTATTTTCAACCAAGGGCAGGTATCACAAAATTTGCTGCTGTTGATGAAGGAGATAATTCTAGGAAGTCTTTCAAGCGTCTGCATAGATGGCGTTACTCTCCAACAGCTTGCTATGGAAATAATGAAGTACATTTACATCCTTATAAAGTTCGGCGAATTTCTGTAGCAGAAGCTTTAGCTATTCAATCTTTGCCTGCAAATTTTGTACTTCCAGAGAATATGTCGCTAACGAATATGTTTAAAACTATTGGTAATGGCGTGCCATATTTGGCATCAAAGGCGTTAGCTAAAACTATTATTAACTTCTTAGAAATTGGTGTGAAAAGCACTGTTGATATTACTAACCTTATCACCACATAA
- the deoC gene encoding deoxyribose-phosphate aldolase codes for MAADYPDIDIAPFIDHSLLTSTATPEQVEQWCEEAYRFNFAAVCLFPAHVKQAVELLHGKNPKVCTVIGFPSGATTSAVKLYEAQEAVDSGATELDVVMNLGWLKAGKTEEVHREIAEICEETGQTVKVILETNLLTDAEKKIAAEIAMEAGAAFLKTSTGWNGGATVADVRLLRELAKERVGIKASGSIRTINQALELIVAGATRLGTSRGIDLIRQRDNLGKGE; via the coding sequence ATGGCAGCAGACTATCCAGACATTGATATTGCGCCATTTATCGATCACTCTCTGTTAACGTCAACAGCTACTCCAGAGCAGGTTGAGCAATGGTGTGAAGAAGCATACAGATTCAATTTTGCGGCGGTTTGTCTGTTCCCCGCTCATGTCAAGCAAGCAGTTGAACTTCTCCACGGTAAGAACCCGAAAGTCTGTACGGTGATTGGCTTTCCTTCTGGTGCGACAACTTCAGCAGTGAAACTATATGAGGCTCAAGAAGCGGTGGATAGTGGGGCCACTGAGTTGGATGTGGTAATGAACTTGGGCTGGTTGAAAGCTGGCAAAACTGAAGAAGTCCACCGGGAGATTGCCGAAATTTGCGAAGAGACTGGGCAAACGGTCAAGGTAATTTTGGAAACCAACCTTTTGACAGATGCGGAGAAAAAAATAGCTGCTGAAATAGCTATGGAAGCGGGAGCAGCATTCTTAAAAACTAGTACAGGTTGGAATGGTGGTGCAACAGTGGCAGATGTACGACTTTTGCGGGAATTGGCAAAAGAAAGGGTGGGAATTAAAGCTTCGGGTAGTATCCGTACTATCAATCAAGCCCTAGAGTTAATTGTAGCGGGTGCTACTAGATTAGGCACATCTCGCGGTATCGATTTGATCCGCCAGCGCGATAACCTGGGAAAAGGTGAATAG
- the recO gene encoding DNA repair protein RecO: MSRTYKATGINLKTQALGESDKIVTILTREFGLIRAVAPGSRKYNSSLGGRSGMFVVNELLIAKGRSLDKITQAQTLKTYPGLAKDLGKLAASQYLAEIVLCEALSEQPQEELYDLFNEHLHRLEAVSSVNQFGVLAHLAHGVFHLLALAGLTPQVQICCISGRPIKPDFTNPNWQVGFSIPAGGTVSLEARELLLREGQREMRAEGQRSRGAEEHGEINDQFPVPHAPCPISNAQTIVVHRQEIPVISCRLGAMELALLQHLSQPEIMQIDGARDYDWLSVEQILRQYAQYQLGRPIRSATLIDSYFAANHDATF, encoded by the coding sequence ATGAGTAGAACCTACAAAGCAACTGGTATTAATCTTAAAACCCAGGCATTGGGAGAATCGGATAAAATAGTCACGATTTTGACACGTGAATTCGGTCTGATTCGAGCAGTGGCTCCAGGGTCACGTAAGTACAACTCCAGCCTGGGCGGTAGGAGTGGGATGTTCGTTGTGAATGAACTATTGATTGCGAAAGGGCGATCGCTTGATAAGATTACTCAAGCACAGACGTTAAAAACTTATCCTGGTTTAGCTAAAGATTTGGGAAAACTGGCTGCCAGCCAATATTTAGCAGAAATAGTTCTGTGTGAAGCTTTGAGCGAACAACCCCAAGAAGAACTTTATGATTTGTTCAATGAACATCTTCATCGCTTAGAGGCGGTGTCTAGTGTAAATCAATTTGGTGTTTTGGCTCATCTAGCTCATGGTGTGTTTCACCTTTTAGCCTTAGCAGGACTGACGCCGCAAGTGCAAATCTGTTGCATATCTGGGCGCCCCATTAAGCCAGATTTTACAAACCCCAACTGGCAGGTAGGATTTAGTATCCCTGCGGGTGGAACGGTTTCCTTAGAAGCTAGGGAACTTTTACTAAGAGAGGGACAGAGGGAGATGAGGGCAGAGGGGCAGAGGAGCAGAGGAGCAGAGGAGCACGGGGAGATTAATGACCAATTCCCTGTGCCCCATGCCCCATGCCCCATCAGCAATGCCCAAACAATTGTTGTGCATCGGCAAGAAATACCTGTGATTTCTTGCCGTCTAGGTGCTATGGAACTGGCTTTGCTTCAACATCTGTCACAACCAGAGATAATGCAAATTGATGGTGCTAGAGATTATGACTGGTTATCTGTTGAGCAGATTTTGCGCCAGTATGCTCAGTACCAATTAGGTCGCCCTATTCGCTCTGCTACCTTGATCGACTCTTATTTTGCTGCCAACCATGATGCAACCTTCTGA
- a CDS encoding glycosyltransferase family 4 protein, protein MRILIYSYNYYPEPIGIAPLMTELAEGLVKRGHEVRVVTAMPNYPERQIYQEYRGKWYLNEYKNGVQIQRSYVWIRPQPNLLDRVLLDASFVVTSFVPALIGWRPDVILSTSPSLPSCVPVALLGWLRACPVILNLQDILPEAAVHVGLLKNKLLIQLFTLLEKFAYRTASKISVIADGFVDNLRGKGVEADKIVQIPNWVDVNFIRPLPKEDNPFRAAHNLNGKFVVLYSGNIALTQGLESVVKAASVLRHIPDIVFVIVGEAKGLQRLQQECLHCGADNVLLLPFQPRKDLPQMLSAADVGLVVQKKNVVSFNMPSKIQVLLASGGALVASVPDNGTAARAIRQSGGGIIVPPEDPQALAMAILDLYQNPEKVKTLGYKSRQYAVEQYAFEQALNQYESLCYSLTADRRAIQSTGIVTKQEV, encoded by the coding sequence ATGCGGATTTTAATTTACTCCTACAACTATTATCCAGAGCCAATTGGTATAGCCCCACTGATGACTGAATTAGCAGAGGGACTAGTAAAACGTGGGCATGAAGTGCGCGTAGTCACTGCTATGCCTAACTACCCTGAGCGTCAAATTTACCAGGAATATCGGGGCAAGTGGTATCTCAACGAATACAAAAATGGCGTTCAAATTCAACGCAGTTACGTTTGGATTCGTCCACAACCCAATTTATTAGATAGGGTGTTATTAGATGCGAGTTTTGTTGTCACTAGTTTTGTGCCCGCCCTGATTGGTTGGCGTCCAGATGTGATTCTGTCAACATCCCCATCCTTACCAAGCTGTGTACCAGTTGCTCTTTTAGGATGGTTACGTGCTTGTCCTGTGATTTTAAATCTACAAGACATATTACCAGAAGCAGCCGTCCACGTCGGTCTACTGAAAAATAAACTGCTCATCCAGTTATTTACATTATTGGAAAAATTTGCCTACCGGACTGCTAGTAAAATTAGCGTCATCGCCGATGGGTTTGTGGACAATTTGCGAGGTAAGGGCGTAGAAGCTGACAAAATTGTACAAATTCCCAACTGGGTTGATGTAAATTTTATCCGCCCTTTGCCTAAAGAAGATAACCCTTTCCGGGCAGCGCATAATCTGAATGGCAAATTTGTAGTACTTTATTCCGGTAACATAGCTCTAACCCAAGGCTTAGAAAGCGTCGTCAAAGCTGCTTCTGTGTTGCGCCATATCCCAGATATTGTTTTTGTCATCGTTGGAGAGGCAAAAGGTTTACAGCGATTGCAACAGGAATGTCTACACTGCGGCGCAGATAATGTTTTGCTACTGCCATTTCAACCCCGCAAAGATTTGCCACAAATGTTGTCAGCAGCCGATGTAGGCTTGGTGGTGCAAAAGAAAAATGTTGTATCCTTCAATATGCCGTCAAAAATTCAAGTGCTACTTGCCAGTGGAGGGGCTTTAGTTGCCTCTGTCCCCGATAATGGTACGGCAGCAAGAGCCATCAGGCAAAGTGGTGGTGGAATTATCGTTCCTCCAGAAGATCCCCAAGCCTTAGCTATGGCAATTTTAGATTTGTACCAAAACCCCGAAAAAGTCAAAACTCTGGGTTACAAAAGTCGTCAATATGCCGTTGAGCAATATGCTTTTGAGCAAGCTTTAAATCAGTATGAGTCCTTGTGTTACTCATTGACAGCAGATCGTCGAGCAATTCAGTCTACAGGCATAGTTACGAAACAAGAAGTTTAA
- a CDS encoding asparaginase, with translation MTMGKRTQATALEVRLLREGIIESRHIVQAVVCDERGRVLTVAGNSETAAFIRSALKPFQALAVTTTGTLERYKLSDRDLAIITSSHKGRIDQVRQVFNILWRADLDPTILQCPIPEGKRSPLEYNCSGKHAGMLAVCQQRHWPLNNYLDRKHPIQQLILGKVAELLRMPAEEFISAHDDCGAPTYLMQLGHMASLYALLASSTNLDMERIVRAMTHHPALVAGDGEFDTELMRLTPGELVSKAGAEGVQCIGRLGEGMGLAIKVMDGAKRAKHAVAIHLLQQMGWISPSAAQSLSEKFVTLGKYKRLEVIGELSFL, from the coding sequence ATGACAATGGGAAAACGAACTCAAGCCACAGCACTGGAAGTCCGGTTGCTGCGGGAAGGTATTATTGAATCCAGGCATATAGTCCAAGCTGTTGTCTGCGACGAACGAGGACGGGTTTTAACCGTTGCCGGAAATTCTGAAACTGCTGCATTTATCCGTTCAGCCCTCAAACCATTTCAGGCACTCGCAGTCACCACCACAGGTACACTGGAACGCTATAAACTCAGCGATCGCGACTTAGCAATTATTACAAGTTCCCATAAAGGCAGAATAGATCAAGTCCGACAGGTATTTAACATTCTTTGGCGGGCCGATCTTGACCCGACTATACTCCAGTGTCCAATTCCTGAAGGCAAACGGAGTCCTTTAGAATACAATTGCTCTGGAAAACACGCAGGAATGTTAGCTGTTTGTCAGCAACGCCATTGGCCCTTGAATAACTATTTGGATCGCAAGCACCCAATACAGCAGTTGATTTTGGGCAAAGTAGCAGAATTGCTGCGAATGCCAGCGGAGGAATTTATCAGCGCTCATGATGACTGCGGCGCACCAACTTATCTGATGCAACTCGGTCACATGGCGTCTTTATATGCCCTGTTAGCCTCTAGTACTAACTTAGATATGGAGCGCATTGTCCGTGCGATGACTCATCACCCCGCTTTGGTAGCAGGAGATGGAGAATTTGATACCGAACTGATGCGCTTAACTCCAGGGGAACTAGTCAGTAAAGCTGGTGCCGAAGGAGTGCAGTGCATTGGTAGACTCGGTGAAGGCATGGGATTGGCAATTAAAGTTATGGATGGGGCAAAACGGGCAAAACATGCCGTTGCTATTCACTTACTCCAACAAATGGGTTGGATTAGTCCCAGCGCCGCACAAAGCCTCTCAGAGAAGTTTGTCACCTTGGGAAAATACAAGCGTTTAGAAGTAATTGGAGAATTATCATTTTTGTAG
- a CDS encoding MFS transporter has protein sequence MQPSDLDKKILPLSPSLAKKQNRVSDPTVRNHLSAIPKCTPSQINGQEMSPKDVSKNDQSWTEEIPKTDLPSQSETQSENKLTTAEADSNGNRNGQNLPVATISEKEPPKLDGSGSGGEGIAGNVKQLGFLPVLKNPNFLALWGGQVFSQLADKVYLVLMIALINTQFQGSNQSISGWVSVLMMSFTIPAVLFGSVAGVFVDRWSKKAVLVATNIWRGILVLSIPFLVWLTHDWKPIGVLPVGFLIVLGVTFLVSTLTQFFAPAEQAAIPLIVEEQHLLSANSLYTTTMMASVIIGFAVGEPLLAIADGLWLQIGGSGSLGKELLVGGSYAIAGLILFLLATKEKHHHPDTEFPHVFSDLRDGFAYLKANHRVRNALLQLIILFSVFAALTVLAVRMAEIIPNMKASQFGFLLASGGVGIAAGATILGQFGQRFSYTQLSLYGCMGMAASLIGLSIFTTQLWLVLLLVALLGIFGALVGIPMQTAIQTETPPEMRGKVFGLQNNVINIALSLPLALAGVAETFLGLQVVFLGLAAIVISGGILTWYNSHK, from the coding sequence ATGCAACCTTCTGATTTGGATAAAAAAATCCTACCTTTGTCACCAAGCCTCGCCAAAAAACAGAATAGGGTATCAGATCCTACAGTTAGGAATCACTTGAGTGCCATTCCCAAGTGTACACCTAGTCAAATAAATGGCCAAGAAATGTCTCCAAAAGACGTTTCTAAAAATGACCAAAGTTGGACAGAGGAGATCCCAAAAACTGATCTTCCAAGTCAATCAGAAACACAATCTGAAAACAAATTAACCACTGCTGAAGCAGATAGCAACGGTAATCGCAATGGGCAGAATTTGCCAGTAGCGACTATCTCAGAAAAAGAACCACCGAAATTAGATGGATCTGGTTCAGGTGGAGAAGGTATTGCAGGGAATGTAAAACAGCTAGGATTTTTACCTGTATTAAAAAATCCTAATTTCTTGGCTCTTTGGGGCGGTCAAGTTTTCTCTCAATTAGCAGATAAAGTTTATTTGGTGCTGATGATTGCCTTGATTAATACTCAGTTTCAAGGAAGCAATCAGAGTATTAGTGGTTGGGTGTCAGTCTTGATGATGTCTTTTACTATTCCAGCCGTATTGTTTGGTTCCGTTGCTGGCGTGTTTGTCGATCGCTGGTCAAAAAAAGCTGTGCTGGTAGCAACGAATATTTGGCGCGGCATCCTGGTTTTGTCAATTCCCTTCCTGGTGTGGTTGACTCATGACTGGAAACCCATAGGAGTGCTGCCAGTGGGTTTTTTGATCGTTCTGGGTGTGACTTTTTTAGTTTCCACACTGACGCAGTTTTTTGCCCCGGCAGAACAGGCTGCAATTCCCTTGATCGTAGAAGAACAGCATTTACTCTCGGCTAATTCGCTTTACACAACAACGATGATGGCATCGGTGATTATTGGGTTTGCCGTTGGAGAACCGTTGTTAGCGATCGCAGATGGACTTTGGCTGCAAATTGGTGGTAGTGGTAGTTTAGGCAAAGAACTTTTAGTAGGTGGTAGTTATGCGATCGCTGGACTAATTTTGTTCCTCCTGGCAACTAAGGAAAAACACCACCACCCCGATACAGAATTCCCTCACGTATTCTCTGACTTGCGGGACGGTTTTGCTTATCTCAAAGCAAATCATCGCGTCCGCAATGCTTTGCTTCAACTGATTATCTTATTTTCTGTCTTTGCAGCTTTAACAGTTCTAGCTGTTCGCATGGCAGAAATAATTCCCAATATGAAAGCCTCACAGTTTGGCTTTTTACTAGCATCTGGCGGTGTTGGCATCGCTGCTGGAGCAACAATTCTCGGTCAATTTGGTCAACGCTTCTCATACACCCAACTAAGTCTGTACGGTTGTATGGGCATGGCAGCATCCTTGATTGGTCTATCAATATTTACAACCCAACTATGGCTAGTTTTGTTACTAGTGGCGCTATTGGGCATCTTTGGGGCACTAGTGGGAATTCCTATGCAAACCGCAATCCAAACAGAAACACCTCCAGAAATGCGTGGTAAAGTTTTTGGCTTGCAGAACAATGTAATTAATATTGCCCTTTCCTTACCTTTGGCATTAGCTGGTGTTGCAGAAACCTTTCTGGGATTACAGGTAGTTTTTTTGGGATTAGCTGCGATCGTCATTTCAGGAGGTATATTAACCTGGTATAACTCACACAAGTAG
- a CDS encoding CGLD27 family protein — MIRSSVSNCPVPTDQQPLNEYEELKTSWLFRDTTLDLREYITKLVWIWGLSWLFAGPIAAASFAPHKYIAHFILCGAAGASVGLVLILVRLYLGWFYVCDRLCSPTVFYEESGWYDGQTWTKPQEVLNRDRLIVAYEIKPILRRLQFTFAGLAGMYVIGTIVWHLF; from the coding sequence ATGATTAGGTCTTCGGTTTCTAATTGCCCAGTTCCTACAGACCAACAACCGCTCAATGAATACGAAGAGTTAAAAACTTCCTGGTTGTTTCGTGATACTACTTTAGATTTGCGCGAGTATATCACGAAACTGGTTTGGATTTGGGGTTTATCTTGGCTTTTTGCAGGGCCTATAGCTGCGGCAAGTTTTGCACCTCACAAGTATATTGCACATTTTATTCTCTGTGGTGCAGCAGGAGCGAGTGTCGGGTTAGTGCTTATACTGGTAAGGTTGTACTTAGGCTGGTTCTACGTGTGCGATCGCCTTTGTAGTCCCACAGTCTTTTATGAAGAGTCCGGCTGGTACGACGGCCAAACTTGGACAAAACCACAGGAAGTCCTCAACCGCGATCGCTTAATTGTTGCATACGAAATCAAACCCATTCTGCGGCGGTTACAATTTACCTTTGCTGGCTTGGCGGGAATGTACGTTATTGGTACTATAGTTTGGCATTTGTTTTAA
- the rsfS gene encoding ribosome silencing factor, with amino-acid sequence MTDYFQGNFPLQSVPLTKSAVISHGQTEEASEKLAATIAVAASDRKAGEILLLKVAEVSYLADYFVMMTGYSKVQVRAIAQAIEGKVETELQRRPLRTEGKVEGSWVLQDYGDVIVHIMMPKEREFYNLEAFWIHAERISLPESDEGEGKPT; translated from the coding sequence ATGACTGATTATTTCCAAGGAAATTTCCCATTGCAATCTGTCCCACTGACAAAGAGTGCGGTAATAAGCCACGGCCAAACCGAAGAAGCGAGTGAAAAATTAGCTGCAACGATCGCTGTTGCGGCATCAGACCGCAAAGCAGGTGAGATTTTATTGCTGAAAGTAGCAGAGGTGTCTTACCTGGCTGATTACTTTGTGATGATGACTGGCTATTCTAAAGTACAGGTCAGGGCGATCGCTCAAGCAATTGAAGGAAAAGTAGAAACTGAGTTGCAACGCCGTCCCTTAAGAACAGAAGGAAAAGTTGAGGGGAGTTGGGTACTACAAGACTACGGTGATGTGATCGTTCACATCATGATGCCCAAAGAACGGGAGTTTTATAATTTAGAAGCGTTCTGGATTCATGCAGAGCGTATTTCCCTTCCAGAATCTGATGAAGGTGAGGGTAAACCAACATGA